The sequence CGCGTATGGCGGTGTTTCCGTACAGCCGCGACCAGATCTACCGGATCATGACCGCACCGTTGAAGAACACAACAATCGAGCTCGCGCCCGGCGAGCGGCTGACCACGGACCCGGCGATGGGCGACTCGGTGCAATGGATCGTGGACACCGACGGAGCCAACCATGTGTTCGTAAAGCCGATCAAGCCCGGGCTGGTCAACACGTTGCATCTGACGACGAACCTGCGCGAATACGACATGACGCTCGTCTCTTCTCCGATGGGCGGACTGTTCTATCAAACCGTGCGCTTTAACTACCCCGGCTCGTTGATGGCAAAGGTGCGTGCGCGGGAAGAGGCGGGCTACGAATCTCGCGACGGCCAGAATTCAGCGAACGACTCGGGTCCCATTGGCGTGTCGCCGGACAAGCTGAATTTCGACTACACGGTTTCCGGCTCTGCGTCATTCCGGCCTGAGACAGTGTTCGACGATGGCAAGTCCGTCTGGTTGCGCCTGCCGGCCGACGCTCCGTTCGCCGTCCCGATCGTGAAGGATCACGGTGATGTTGTCAGCCCGAACTTCATTCGCCGGGGGCAGTACATCGTCATCCAGGAGATGGCGAAGGAAATCGTCTTGCGTGCGCCGAATGAGGAAGTGACTATCAGGCGCCGGCGTCCGGGCCTGTTCGGATTCTGAATCGAACTATGGCTATGCAAAACGGACAACCTGACAGCGACCGGGCGACGATCGTCAAAGGCAAGTCGCCCCGCAATGTGCTGATCAGCGCAGGCGTGGTCGTCGCCGTCATTATTGGCGCGCTGGGCTTTTACTATCAGGTCAAGGAAGGCAACAAGGCTGAAGAAGAGGCGAAGCTCCAGAAGAAGGCGAAGCAGGCGGAGGTTGTCGACAAGTCGAACAATACCCAGGACCTGAACAAGACCATCGACGACCAGATGGCAGCGGCTCGGCGTCAGGCAGCGTCGGAAGCGCGTGCGGCGGCCGCGCCGGGCGCCCAGTCGGCAGCGGGGGCTAGCTCGACGCCTGCGTTGAACGCCGATAATTTTCTTGGGGACCAGCACACGCAGCAGATCAAGTCACAGGCAGATTCGGACGCAGTTTTCGCTTCGCCGATCTTTCGCGCTGGCCTGAAGGTGAAGGACACCGCCCCGCAGCAGGCAGGGCAAATCCCGGGCATTCTCACGCCCGCGCAGGTTGCCGCGCAACAGGCCGCCGCACAGCAGGCAGCAGGCGCTTCGGTGGGTGACCGCGTGGCCGCCGCCTTGTCGGCTGCCGGCGTCGGCGGACAGCAGGGGCCGCGGCCCTATTCAAGCCAGGATCACGATGGCGCCTTCATCAGGAACGTCGCGAATCAGTCCGGGAATGGCCAGGACTTCGCTCGGACGGGTTTTGTCGGGCAGGCGCGCGGCTGCGTCCTGTCGCCCCCGCATCACATTCCGGTGTTGTCGATCGAAGGCCTGAATTCAGACAGGCCCGGCACTGCGGCGCTGGTTGTCGAAAAGGACGTGTACGACAGCATCCGCGGCGACTGCCTGATGATTCCGAAGGGCAGCATGATCACCGCGCCCTACAGTTCGGACATTCAACCCGGTCAGGAAAGCATTCTCGTTGCAGCAACCGAGATGCGTCTGCCGAACGGCAAACACGTACCGTTGTTCGGTGCACAGGGCGCTGATGCCGATGGGACGGCCGGGTTCTCGGGTGACGTCAACAACCACTTCCTGAAAATCTTCGGCACATCTTTTCTCGTTGCCATTCTGCTTCGAAAGTTCGACGGTGGCGACACCTCGACAACGACCGGACCGCTAGGTGTCACGCAGGTAGGGAGTACGGGCGGGCAGGTCGCGGCGACTACCGCCCAGTCCGTGCTCGACCGGTACAAGAACATCCCGCCGACTATCACGGACGGACCGGGCGAGCGTCGCTTCATGTTGAAAGTGAATCGCGACATTTACATGGAGCCGTACCGTGATCAGTAAGCGATTTCTTCCCGCCTTGCTGGTCGCAGTGTTTGTGCCGGTGGCGCATGCCGCGACGATTGAAGAGGTCATCAGTCCGACAAGCGTCGTGCTCGCGCAAGGCACCGCGCGCACGATCGCAAAGATCGATGGAAAACCTGTGTTCTATTGCGGGCTTTCCGCCTTTGGATCGTGGGCCGCGCATCTGGTCGGCCAACCGGTAGGCAGCAACCCCGAGAGCGGGATCACCGTGGCTGTGGATGAGCGCGATGTTGCGCTGGCCGGGCTGCTCGTCAGTAAGGGCTGGCTCCAGCCGCCGATGCTTGACGACGAAGCACAGGCAGCTATCACAGAGAGACGGGGAGGCTGGGCGTGCGCGAGCGCGGTTACGCCGTTCGAGCTCATGCATAGCAGCGTCGATCCGAAGGTCCTGGCGGGCATTGCGCTGAACGAGTCAGGGCTCAATGGGCACGCGTGGCCCTGGACGCTGAATATCGCTGGACAAGGCTACTTCTTCAGGTCGCGCGAGGACGCCTATCGCGTTGTGCGGTCACTGATCGCGCGTGGTCGCAGCGACTTCGATGTCGGCATCATGCAGATCAATTGGGGGTACCACGCCCGCCGGTTTGCGTCGCCCTGGGATGCTCTTGCACCGGCCACAAGCATCCGCGTCGCTGAAGAGATACTCAACGAGAACTACAGCAAGACCCATTCGGTTGCAAAGGCGATCGCCTATTACCACAGCGCCAATCCGGTCCCGGGCCAGGCGTATCTCGCGCGCTTTGCTCGACACCTCAACCAGATCCAGGCCGGACTATGAAGCACACCGTTTCCCGCATCGCCGTCGCGTGCGCCATGCTCTTCGTGGCGATGGCGGCGCATGCCGCGAACACCGACCCATTCGACTTCGATTATGAGATCGCGGGTGGGATCGCCGAGCGCCCGGCGCTCATTTTTAATGACGGCTCCAAAACATACATCCAGCCCCGCGCGGGTCAGGTCATCACAGCCGCTGGCGGTCATCAGGAAGGGCCTTACGTTGTTGTCGACGGCACGCCCGAGACGATCACCTACACGGTGGCCGGTCGCTCGGCCAGTGCGCGCTGGACGAGGGCCAATGCCTTCATCGGAGCCGGCGCGCGCGGTCCGCTCGCGTCGTTGCGCGACGACCAGCCGGCAGCGTTCGACGGCTTCACGAATCGACTGGTGCTGGTCGGCGCCCACGGGTCGCTCGAGCCTGTTCGTGTACTGAGCGGTTCAATGCCGGTGGCCGCCGTCGTGAAGGCGCTCGTCCCCCAAGGCTGGACGGGGTCCGCCCAAAAGGATGTGGACCTGACTGAAAACACCGGCTTCGCCACCCGCGCGGGCGAGAACTGGATGCAGGCGCTTGATCGCCTGATGACGCAAAGCGGTCTATACGCTGATGTGGATTTCACGTCACGTCATATCAGGGTGCATCGCGACGCGCCCAAGTCTGGCGCGCTGAACTACGCTGCTGGCCAGAAGTCACCGGCCGATGCGATCGTGCAGACGGTCGCAATGAAAGAGGGCGCAGCAGGCGGCTCCGCCGCTGGTACGCCGCAGGCGTCCCTACTCGCGCAGTACTTCGGCGCCCAGGCGATCCGCGATGGCGACGACACACATACGCAGATCCGTTTCGCGGCAAAGCCCGCAACCGAGCTGACGTTCAGGACGCTGGACGGTCGGTCGCTACACCCGAAGTGGGATAGCGAAACCGCGGTCATGACAGTCGAGCGTGCGGAACGCATGCTGGTTTCGGACGGAACGCGCACGGTTGAGGTGGGCCGCTCGGCAGGCACGGTGTACGACTTCGACGCGGGCAGCGCCGCGCATCTGGAGGCGGTGTTCGACCGCGACGGCCAGACGTTCTTCAAGTTCGCAGACTCTGTCGTGCAGGTCCATGTGAGCGACGTGAAACACCTGGGCTTCGGCGAGCAGAAGGGCCGCTACTACATGTTCAACGGCACGGCGGACCAGTTCATCGTGACAGCCGATGGCGCAACTGTGAATGTTACGCGGCGTCACGACGTGAAGTATTTCGAGCGTCCTGCAACGGGCGCACCGACGACGGCGTCGGCGGCATCTGGAGCCGCGAAATCATGAGGCGCGTGATTCCGGTTCTCATCGCTACGGTACCTGCACTTTGCGGGCCGCTCGCGCACGCGGACTGCCTTGATGACGCTGCGGCGTTCCAGCACGTGAGTACGCAGCTTGTCCATGCGATTGCGCAACACGAATCCGGGATGCGTGCGAACGCTGTGAACGTGAACAGCAACGGTACTGAAGACATCGGTCTGATGCAGATCAATTCGTCGTGGCTGCCGCGACTCGCGCGGTATGGAATCCGTCGTCAAGACCTTTTCAACCCGTGTGTGAACGGCTACGTCGGCGCGTGGATTCTCGCATCGAATATCCGGCAGTTTGGGCCGACATGGAAGGCCGTCGGCGCCTATAACGCGGTCTCGACGCAGAAGCAGCTGATTTACGCAAACGCCATTTATCGCCGCCTGCAGCGGCTGGGGCAACAACAATGAATGTGACCATCGAACGTAACGGGCGGGCGCGCGTGGTGGCGCGTGTTCTCGCCGTAATCCTGCTCATCGCCGGGCCCGCATGGACGCGCGCAGCGACCGATCCGAGCCCGTCGCGCATCGCCGCGCCGGCAGGCGACGGCTGGCAGGTCCTTTCAGGTGCGCCGGCCGGCAACGTGCCCGGTGAGGTTTCCGCAGCGGCTGTGAGTGGTCCGGTGTTGCCACCGTCCACCGCGCCCGTTTCGATGGCCGTGGCTCCGGT comes from Paraburkholderia aromaticivorans and encodes:
- a CDS encoding TrbG/VirB9 family P-type conjugative transfer protein, with product MMNATRTFASVMAAALCVGAMCQPASAARKGDAPSGASFDIANAMSDPMSPVNPYNAGTDPVTMPGDARMAVFPYSRDQIYRIMTAPLKNTTIELAPGERLTTDPAMGDSVQWIVDTDGANHVFVKPIKPGLVNTLHLTTNLREYDMTLVSSPMGGLFYQTVRFNYPGSLMAKVRAREEAGYESRDGQNSANDSGPIGVSPDKLNFDYTVSGSASFRPETVFDDGKSVWLRLPADAPFAVPIVKDHGDVVSPNFIRRGQYIVIQEMAKEIVLRAPNEEVTIRRRRPGLFGF
- a CDS encoding TrbI/VirB10 family protein, encoding MAMQNGQPDSDRATIVKGKSPRNVLISAGVVVAVIIGALGFYYQVKEGNKAEEEAKLQKKAKQAEVVDKSNNTQDLNKTIDDQMAAARRQAASEARAAAAPGAQSAAGASSTPALNADNFLGDQHTQQIKSQADSDAVFASPIFRAGLKVKDTAPQQAGQIPGILTPAQVAAQQAAAQQAAGASVGDRVAAALSAAGVGGQQGPRPYSSQDHDGAFIRNVANQSGNGQDFARTGFVGQARGCVLSPPHHIPVLSIEGLNSDRPGTAALVVEKDVYDSIRGDCLMIPKGSMITAPYSSDIQPGQESILVAATEMRLPNGKHVPLFGAQGADADGTAGFSGDVNNHFLKIFGTSFLVAILLRKFDGGDTSTTTGPLGVTQVGSTGGQVAATTAQSVLDRYKNIPPTITDGPGERRFMLKVNRDIYMEPYRDQ
- a CDS encoding transglycosylase SLT domain-containing protein — protein: MSKRFLPALLVAVFVPVAHAATIEEVISPTSVVLAQGTARTIAKIDGKPVFYCGLSAFGSWAAHLVGQPVGSNPESGITVAVDERDVALAGLLVSKGWLQPPMLDDEAQAAITERRGGWACASAVTPFELMHSSVDPKVLAGIALNESGLNGHAWPWTLNIAGQGYFFRSREDAYRVVRSLIARGRSDFDVGIMQINWGYHARRFASPWDALAPATSIRVAEEILNENYSKTHSVAKAIAYYHSANPVPGQAYLARFARHLNQIQAGL
- a CDS encoding TrbG/VirB9 family P-type conjugative transfer protein translates to MKHTVSRIAVACAMLFVAMAAHAANTDPFDFDYEIAGGIAERPALIFNDGSKTYIQPRAGQVITAAGGHQEGPYVVVDGTPETITYTVAGRSASARWTRANAFIGAGARGPLASLRDDQPAAFDGFTNRLVLVGAHGSLEPVRVLSGSMPVAAVVKALVPQGWTGSAQKDVDLTENTGFATRAGENWMQALDRLMTQSGLYADVDFTSRHIRVHRDAPKSGALNYAAGQKSPADAIVQTVAMKEGAAGGSAAGTPQASLLAQYFGAQAIRDGDDTHTQIRFAAKPATELTFRTLDGRSLHPKWDSETAVMTVERAERMLVSDGTRTVEVGRSAGTVYDFDAGSAAHLEAVFDRDGQTFFKFADSVVQVHVSDVKHLGFGEQKGRYYMFNGTADQFIVTADGATVNVTRRHDVKYFERPATGAPTTASAASGAAKS
- a CDS encoding lytic transglycosylase domain-containing protein gives rise to the protein MRRVIPVLIATVPALCGPLAHADCLDDAAAFQHVSTQLVHAIAQHESGMRANAVNVNSNGTEDIGLMQINSSWLPRLARYGIRRQDLFNPCVNGYVGAWILASNIRQFGPTWKAVGAYNAVSTQKQLIYANAIYRRLQRLGQQQ